In Natrinema pellirubrum DSM 15624, the following proteins share a genomic window:
- a CDS encoding SWIM zinc finger family protein, producing the protein MSTDRPIQSETHRERSTDGEFSNDRSQSYPGDTARLNGHELVAIDEWLPGKAPSPYDIDLTDSYEYRTRYWRCRKCGHERNHRDEFTASCDNPQPPTALEAGGYSIDDPRTRRALNEKLDVRFGTVGPIYEVESESGNTYKVDLEAATCTCPDFEQRQPDNGCKHLRRVDLEIRTGLVPAPDGTFSR; encoded by the coding sequence ATAAGTACTGACCGACCGATTCAGAGCGAGACGCATCGAGAACGTTCGACTGACGGCGAATTCTCGAACGACCGATCCCAGAGCTATCCTGGCGATACCGCTCGTCTAAACGGACACGAACTCGTCGCAATCGACGAGTGGCTCCCCGGGAAAGCACCATCGCCCTACGACATCGATCTTACAGACAGCTACGAGTATCGGACCCGGTACTGGCGCTGTCGAAAATGCGGCCACGAGCGCAACCATCGCGACGAGTTCACCGCCTCCTGCGACAACCCTCAGCCACCGACTGCCCTCGAGGCAGGTGGCTACTCGATCGACGACCCACGAACGCGCCGTGCACTGAACGAAAAGTTGGACGTCCGCTTTGGGACAGTGGGCCCGATCTACGAGGTCGAGAGTGAAAGCGGGAACACCTACAAGGTCGATCTCGAAGCAGCGACGTGTACCTGTCCTGATTTCGAGCAGCGCCAGCCAGACAACGGCTGTAAGCATCTTCGCCGTGTCGACCTCGAGATCCGGACGGGACTTGTCCCTGCGCCAGATGGGACGTTCAGCCGCTGA